CGGATGTCCGCGGTGATCCTCTGCGCGCTGCCGCCCGTCTTCGCCGTCTACCTGTTCCTCACCAACCGTGAGTTCCTCAACCCGCTGGTGGCCGATCTCCGCGGCTGGATCCTGCTGGGATTCGGTGCCGTCTGGATGGCTGTCGGCACCTTCTGGATGTCCCGCATGGTGAAGGTGGACCTCTGATGCTTCTGCTGCTCGCCCTCATCCTCTTCGCCGGCGCCATCGCGGCGCTCGGTGCCGCCTTCGCCAAGGAGCAGCCCCAGGGCCTGGCCCGCGCCCTCGAGGCGCTTGAGAGGTCCGGTCATGCCGGACAGGAACTGGTCGACGAGGTCGATCCACCCTTCGCCGAGCGCATCCTGGCCCCTTTCCAGGCCCGCGCCCTGACGCTCGGGCGGCGCCTGACCGGTGCCGACAAAGCTGAGAGGCTTCGGCGACGACTCGATCTCGCCGGCAATCCGCAAGGTTGGACCGTCGACCGAGTGCTCTCGATGAAGGTGCTGTTCGCCGTCATCCTGCCGATCGTCGTTCTCGCCTACGGAGCCATGCTCGGCGGCTCACCTACCACTCTCGTGGTCATCGCCATTGCGGCTGCCGCCCTCGGCTTCATGGGCCCCGATCTCTATCTCCAGAACAAGTCGGCCCACCGGGCCGACCAGATCCGCCGGTCCCTGGCCGACGCCGTCGACCTGCTCACCATCAGCGTGGAGGCCGGCCTCGGCTTCGACGCCGCGGTCCAGCAGGTCGCCCGCAACACCGACGGACCGGTGGCCGAGGAGTTCTCCCGGGTGCTGCGCGAGATGCAGCTCGGCATGAGCCGCTCGGACGCCCTCAAGGCGATGGGGGCGCGCAGCAACGTCGAGGACCTCAACACCTTCGTGGGCTCGATGGTGCAGGCCGACGCCTTCGGCATCCCGATCGGCCAGGTGCTGCGCGTGCAGTCCAGCGAGATCCGGGTCAAGCGACGCCAGTACGCCGAGGAGAAGGCGCAGCAGGTGCCGGTCAAGATCATGATCCCGCTGATCCTCTTCATCCTGCCGTGCCTGTTTGTGGTGGTGATGGGCCCAGCGGTGTTGAACGCGATCGACGCGTTCAACGGCAACTGAGCGGGCGGCACGGCACTAGGGTGGAGACCATGCCCAGCAGCCAGACCTACGCGGTGGTGGGCGCGGCGCGCCTCTTCGCGCTGCTGGCCATCGGCGGCCCGATCGCCTGGTTCCACCAGGAGCAGGGCCTGCTCGCACTCGCGGCCGTCGGCGGGATCTGGATCTACCAGGCAGCGACGGCGACCCGTCGCGAGCTGGAGCTCTCGCTCAGCCCGGCGACCGAGGCCGCGGCCATCGGCGTGGTCTGCGCCCTCGGCATGATCGACGCACCGGTGATCCTCGCCGCTCTCGTCGTCCCCCCGCTCTATGCCACCGCGATCGCCGGGGTGCGGACCATGCTCCGGACCGTGCTGGTCGAGCTGATCACCGTGGTCGCCCTCGGCCTGATGTGGTGGGAGAACGTCTCGGCTGACCAGGCGGTGGCGATCTTCACCTGGACCATGGCCGGCCTGGGCCTGAGCCTGATCGCGGCGGTCACCTTCTCCTCCGACCGGGTCACGGACCCGCTGGCGCCCTATCGCGACGCCCAGGAGCACCTCAAGCAGCTCAACGACCTGGCCGGCAGCCTGAGCTCCGGCCTCGACGTCGGTGCGCTGGGCGGCGAGCTGCTCAGCCAGGTCAGCGACGACATCCCCAACCGCGCCCTCGTGCTGTACGTCCCCCGGGGCGACACCCTGTCCCCGGTGGCTTCGACGGTCGAGCTCGAGCCGGCCGACGCGATCGCGGTCGAGACGCTCGCCGGCGACGTCCGGCTGCAGGCCCCCGAAGCCGGTCACCCCGTCGAGATCGGCGAGGGCTTCGCCTTCCGGGTCAGCGAGCAGGCCATCGTCGCCGGCCTGCGCCCCGTCGGCTCCGACGTCGGCCGCGCCCTGCCCCTCGCCTCGGTCGCGCGCGATCTCGCCGACATGGCGGTCAAGCTGGACGCGGCCCTGCTGTTCGCCCAGTTCCGCGATGCCGCCACCGCCGACGAGCGCAACCGACTCGCCCGCGAGATGCACGACGGCGTCGCCCAGGACATCGCCTCCCTCGGCTACATCATCGACGCGCTCGCCGCGCGGCCGGCCGACGAGCAGCAGGCCCAGGCCCTCGGCATGCTGCGCGAGCGGGTGTCGAAGGTGGTCGCGGAGGTGCGCCAGTCGGTGATGAACCTGCGCACCAGCATCGGCGAGAGCGAGAGCCTCGGCGCCGCCATCAGCAATGTCGCGCGCCACCTCTCCGAGGCCTCCGGCATCCCGATCCGGGTCCGGCTCGACGAGCAGCCCACCCGGCTGCGGCCCGAGGTGGAGGCCGAGCTCTTCCGGATCGCCCAGGAGGCGATGAACAACGCGGTCAAGCACGCCCGCGCGACGTCCATCGACGTCCGCTGCCAGGTCTACGCCCCCGAGGCGGTCATCACCGTCACCGACGACGGCGTCGGCCTGCAGACGGCCCGATCCGACTCGCACGGGCTGAAGATCATGCGCGAACGTGCCAGACTGATCGGCGCGGATCTCCTGGTCCGCGACAACGCCAGCCGGGGCCTGACGGTCACGGTCGCCCTCAAGATCCCCCGGAGCACGCTCACCACCGAAGGCGCCTCCCCGATCCTCACGGAGCAGCGATGAACCACCCCGCGGGTGACTCGACCACCGTCCTCTTGATCGACGACCACGAGCTGATCCGCGACGGCCTCGGCGCCGTCATCGACCTGGAGCCGGACCTCAGCGTCGTCGCGACGGCCGGCTCGGTGGCCGAGGGCGTGCAGCGCTACCACGAGGTGCGCCCCGACGTGGTGATCACCGACCTGCAGATGCAGGACGGCACCGGGCTCGACGTGGTCCGCACCCTGCGCCGGGAGAGCGACGAGGTGGGCCTGATCGTGCTGACCATGCACTCCGGCGACGAGCAGATCTTCGCCGCCATGCAGGCCGGCGCGTCCGGCTTCGTCGGCAAGGACGCTCCGTCCACCGAGGTGATCAAGGCGGCGCGGCACGCCGCGGTCTCCCCCAAGGCCTTCGTCTGCGCGGGCCTGGTCGGGGCGATGATGCGCCGCCAGTCGGCCGAGTCGACCGCGCTCACCGAGCGTGAGCACGACGTGCTGCTGCTGCTCGCCGAGGGCCTCAACGCCGCGGCGATCGGTCAGCGGCTCTACCTGTCGGAGTCGACCACCAAGTCCCACATCGCCCGGATCTACCAGAAGCTGGGCGCCGCCAACCGGGCCCAGGCGCTGGTCACCGCGATGCGGATCGGGCTGCTCTCGACCGTGCAGCCGTCGGCCCGCTGAGTCCGGCGCGGCCGCACCCCCGGGACCCGTAGCACGGGGTCCGGCGCTAGTCCGAAGTGACTAGCCGCGAGAAGACGAACTCCCGATCCGTCACCGGGACGATTCCGGCAGAGTTCCGGCTATCGGGGAGCACTCCCCGGGGACACGCAGCATCAGTGCACACAGGGAGAACCCGATGATCCAGTACCTCACGATCCTGTTCAACGCCCGCTTCGCGAAGGACGACGAGCGTGGTGCGACCGCCGTCGAGTACGGCCTGCTCGTCGCCCTCATCGCCGCCGCCATCGTCGCGATCGTCGCTCTGCTGGGCGATGACATCAAGGGTGCCTTCGACACTGTCGAGAACTCCATCGGCGGCAGCCAGGGCTGACGCTCGATCATGACGGCCGCGCTACCCGGTTGGGGGCGCGGCCGTTCTATTCGGCGGTCAGAGCGGACCAGGAGACAACGTGAACTCATCGGGTGGTGAGACGCAGCGGGGCGCGACCGCTGTCGAGTACGGCCTGCTCGTCGCCATGATCGCAGCGATCATCGTGTTCGCCGTCATCCTGTTCGGCGAGGACGTGACAATGCTGTTCGAGAACACGAGCGCGAGCGTCGACAGCGCGGTCAATCCCTAGGCCGCGCCTCGAACCGGTTGGCCAGCCCGATCCGCTGCAGCACCGTCGGGTGCGAGCCGAACCACCACTGCGACCACGCCGGGGGTGTGGGGTCGGCATGGGACCGCAGGGCCAGACGGCGCTGGAGGTCGACGAACGCCTGGGGGGCGTTGGTCACCTCCAGCGCCGTCTGGTCGGCCCGGGTCTCGACCGCCCGGCTGATCCCGTTCTGGACCGGTGCCGTCAGCAGGGTCGCGAGCGCGACCAACGCCAGGACCCGCGGCACCGAGGAGATCTCGTCCCCCTCCGTCCGGTCGCGGCGGGGGCCCGGCAGCACCAGGCCGAGCAGGCCCACGCCCAGCAGGGCGCCCGCCGCACCGAGCAGGGTGCCGGTCAGCACGTCGTCGTACTTCGCGTGGGCGAGCTCGTGGGCCACGACCGAGAGCGTCTCGTCGCGGGGCGAGTCGTCGACGAGGGTGTCGTAGAGGACGACCCGGCGGCTGTGCCCGAAGCCCGAGACATAGGCGTTGAGGGTGGTGGTCCGCCGCGACGCGTCGGCGACCAGGACGTCGTCGACCGCGACCCCCTCCGCCTCGGCGAGGGCGAGCACGTCCGAGCGCAGCGCTCCGTCGGGCAGCGACACGAACCTGTTGAAGACCGGCTCGACCACCACCGGATAGGCGAACGAGCCGAGCACGACCAGGACCGCGGCCGCCAGGCCCGCCACCGCGGGCCACAGCCGCGGCAGGCGCCGCATGCAGCCCACGAGCGCCACGACGGCGATCGAGGTCCCGACGACCGTCACCAGGAGTCCCTTGGCCTGGTCGAGGCTCCAGGCCGCCCAGCTGCTGGTCACCAGTCCCTCGTCGAGGCCGAGCATCCGCAGCGCAACGCCGAACGGCAGCGCCACCAGCATGCCGACCAGGCTCAGCGCGAACACCACGACGACGACGCGGATCCACCACCAGCCGCGCAGCCGGCCCGCCCAGCGGCGCCCGTTCCGCCCGAAGCCCAGCCAGAGCGCCACCGCCAGGGTGACGGCGAGCCGGGACCAGCTCCAGATCCGTCCCCACAGGGCGTAGTGCTCGCCGCGCTCGATCTGCTCGCGCGTGAAGACCGAGGCCGCGGTCACCGGGTCGGGCGGGCCTCCGGGGACCGGATGCCACGGGACCCGGGCGAGGGCGATCAGCACGAAGGCCGCGGCGCCCACCAGTGCGGTGCCGAGGGCGACCCGGCGCACCGCCGCGGTGTTGTCGAGCACTAGTGGCCAGCTCCGTAGGTTGTGCGTGGGTGGCCTGTGCGCCGGGTGCGTGCATCGCAAGGCGCCGGCGCGCAGCCATACCGGGTTGTCGGGAACGAGCGGAGCGAGTGCCCGACAACCCGGTGCTCCGCTGGCGTTTCGCAAGCGTCGGCAACGCCGCGAGGTGCGTGCCCGGCGTGCAGGACACTCGTAGAACCTCCGGGGATGGCCACTAGCACCCGGTCAGCCTGCCACGCCGGGCAATGCGGCGAGCCGGTCCAGCCAGGCGGCGGTGAGCTCGGCCTCGGTCCAGCTCGCGTGCTCGCGCAGCGCGGCGGCCAGGTCGCCGTCGTCGAGGACGTCGGCGTACATCTCGACCAGCGCCCGCTGCCCCGCGTGCTCGGCGAGGGTGACGCAGACCAGCCAGGCGGCCTCGTAGACGGCACCGAGGTGGCTGGCGGTCGGGTCGAAGTCACCCGGGGCCGGGAGCGTCTCCGGGGGGCCTTCCCGGCGTACCTGCGCAGCGATCTGCCCCGCTGTCGTACGGAGGGGAAGGTCGACGTCGCGCAGGGCGACATAGTCGGCGAAGCCCTCGACCAGCCACAGCGGCGCCTGCCGGGCCGCGACCGCGTCGGTGAGCGCGTGCACGGCCTCGTGGGTCATCACGACCTGGGCCGCGACCCGGTCGAGGCCGTCGTACACCCCGCGGTTGAGGAACACGTGCACCGGGCTCCCCGCGGCCTCGGTGCCGTCGACCGGCGCGGTGATGGCCGCGATCGCGTCGTACTGTCCCGGATCGGTGTCGAGCGCGCGCCGCATGCCCTCGGTGTCGGCCGGCACCTCCACGACCAGGCCGCCGTCGCCGGGCACCACCGCGCGGGCCTGCGCGACGGCGCGGCGCGCCGCGGCGAGGTAGCGACCGGCACCGGCGTCGTCGCCCGCGACCGCGACCACCACCGCCCCGTCCCTGCGTACGGCGAGCGGGCCGGTGAGCCACAACGGGAGCCGGGCGCCGCTGCCCCCGATCGCCGCGATCGTGGCGCCGCGGTCGGCGAAAGAGACCGGGAGCTCGATCCGCGCGGACGCCTCGTCGATCCCGTCGACCCGCCAGGTCACCGCCACCTGTCCGTCCCAGGCGTCGTCGCCGTGGGTGCGACCGGTCTCGGTGACATAGCGCAAGGTGACGTCCGCGAGCCCGAGCGCGTCGGCATTGGCGACCACGGCCGTCAGCAGCTCACGCGCAGCGGCGTCGGCGCCGAGGTCGGCTGCGGCCGGTCCGTCAGCATCACGGATCGCCTCCTGGAGGTCCGCCAGGGTGTCGGCCGCCCCGGCTGCGTCGGCGACGTCACCGGTGGCCACCGGAGGCGGCGCGACGTAGTCGTCCTTCGAGCAGCCGCCTGCCAGGAGCGCGGCGGCCGTCAGGAGCGCCGGGAGGACGTGGCGCCCGGTCGGGGGCCTCACCCAGGCCGGACCGCTCCGGTGTAGGGCATCTCGTCGAGGTCGGAGACCTTGACGCCGGCGCCCGGGTTGGCCGCGTGCACGATCAGGCCGTTGCCGAGGTAGATCCCCACGTGGCTGATCGGGCTGTAATAGAAGACGAGGTCGCCGGGCTGCAGGTCGCTCTTCGCGACCCGGGCGCCGCTGCCGTACTGGGCCCGGGAGGAGTGCGGCAGGCTCACGTCGGCCTGGGCGTAGGCCATCATCGTCAGGCCGGAGCAGTCGAAGGCGTTGGGCCCGGTGGCGCCCCAGACGTAGGCGTCGCCGACCTGGGCGAGGGCGTACTCGATCGCCGCGGCGGCCCGGCCGGAGGCCGGGATGGAGGTGGCGTCGATCGGGCGGCCCGCATTGCGGGACAGGAGCGCGGCCCGCTCCTCGGCCTCGAGCTGCGAGAGCAGGTCCTGCGCCTCGGCCAGCTTGGCGTCGGCGGTCTTCTTCTCCTCCGCGAGCGTCGCCTTCAGCTGCCGGATGTCGTCACGGCGCTGGGCGGTCTGGTCCTTGCGGATGTCGTAGGCCTCGAGCTCGGCACCGTAGTCGGCGAGGAGCGAGTCCTGGAGCCCCTCCACGGTGGACCTCGTCGAGAGCTCGTCGAGGAAGCCCTGGGAGTCGGCGGACAGCAGCTCGCCGGTGGGGCCGAGGCTGCCGGACTGGTACTGCTGGATGAGGGAGTCGCGGACGTCGGAGCGGACGCCGGCGAGGGCGTCGCCCTGGCGGGACTGGTCCGCCTCGAGGGAGGCGAGGTCGTCGTTGAGCTCGGTGAGCTCGAGCTCGGCGTCGTTGTAGCGCTCGGCCGCCTGCTCGGACTCATGGAAGAGCCGGTCGACCCGGGCCTGGACGGTGGTGATGTCGGGCTCCGCCTGGGCGGGGGTGGTGGCGCCGCTGATCGACAGCGTGATCGCTCCGGTGACGGCGAGTGCCGCGAGCGCGGCGGTGGTGCGTGTCCGGCCGTTCAGCACGAGCTGGCGGTCCCCTCTGGTCGTCGTACGCCTACCGGGTGAACTGACGGATTCGGGCACGACTCGCCCTACCCGCACTCCTCACGCTGGCCGCGGCCCGTGCGGACCCCTGCCCTCGCGCCTCGTGCGGGATTCACCCCAGAGTGGTTGGTTCCCCGGCTCCGGACCCCGAGCGGTTCCGGACTCAGCGCGGCATCCGCGCGGGTCGGTCGACCCACTTCCTCGGACACCTGAGCGAGCAGCCTAGTCACAGGCTCCGG
This region of Nocardioides sp. L-11A genomic DNA includes:
- a CDS encoding M48 family metalloprotease; translation: MLDNTAAVRRVALGTALVGAAAFVLIALARVPWHPVPGGPPDPVTAASVFTREQIERGEHYALWGRIWSWSRLAVTLAVALWLGFGRNGRRWAGRLRGWWWIRVVVVVFALSLVGMLVALPFGVALRMLGLDEGLVTSSWAAWSLDQAKGLLVTVVGTSIAVVALVGCMRRLPRLWPAVAGLAAAVLVVLGSFAYPVVVEPVFNRFVSLPDGALRSDVLALAEAEGVAVDDVLVADASRRTTTLNAYVSGFGHSRRVVLYDTLVDDSPRDETLSVVAHELAHAKYDDVLTGTLLGAAGALLGVGLLGLVLPGPRRDRTEGDEISSVPRVLALVALATLLTAPVQNGISRAVETRADQTALEVTNAPQAFVDLQRRLALRSHADPTPPAWSQWWFGSHPTVLQRIGLANRFEARPRD
- a CDS encoding Flp family type IVb pilin gives rise to the protein MNSSGGETQRGATAVEYGLLVAMIAAIIVFAVILFGEDVTMLFENTSASVDSAVNP
- a CDS encoding type II secretion system F family protein; amino-acid sequence: MLLLLALILFAGAIAALGAAFAKEQPQGLARALEALERSGHAGQELVDEVDPPFAERILAPFQARALTLGRRLTGADKAERLRRRLDLAGNPQGWTVDRVLSMKVLFAVILPIVVLAYGAMLGGSPTTLVVIAIAAAALGFMGPDLYLQNKSAHRADQIRRSLADAVDLLTISVEAGLGFDAAVQQVARNTDGPVAEEFSRVLREMQLGMSRSDALKAMGARSNVEDLNTFVGSMVQADAFGIPIGQVLRVQSSEIRVKRRQYAEEKAQQVPVKIMIPLILFILPCLFVVVMGPAVLNAIDAFNGN
- a CDS encoding sensor histidine kinase: MPSSQTYAVVGAARLFALLAIGGPIAWFHQEQGLLALAAVGGIWIYQAATATRRELELSLSPATEAAAIGVVCALGMIDAPVILAALVVPPLYATAIAGVRTMLRTVLVELITVVALGLMWWENVSADQAVAIFTWTMAGLGLSLIAAVTFSSDRVTDPLAPYRDAQEHLKQLNDLAGSLSSGLDVGALGGELLSQVSDDIPNRALVLYVPRGDTLSPVASTVELEPADAIAVETLAGDVRLQAPEAGHPVEIGEGFAFRVSEQAIVAGLRPVGSDVGRALPLASVARDLADMAVKLDAALLFAQFRDAATADERNRLAREMHDGVAQDIASLGYIIDALAARPADEQQAQALGMLRERVSKVVAEVRQSVMNLRTSIGESESLGAAISNVARHLSEASGIPIRVRLDEQPTRLRPEVEAELFRIAQEAMNNAVKHARATSIDVRCQVYAPEAVITVTDDGVGLQTARSDSHGLKIMRERARLIGADLLVRDNASRGLTVTVALKIPRSTLTTEGASPILTEQR
- a CDS encoding Flp family type IVb pilin, translating into MIQYLTILFNARFAKDDERGATAVEYGLLVALIAAAIVAIVALLGDDIKGAFDTVENSIGGSQG
- a CDS encoding NlpC/P60 family protein, producing MLNGRTRTTAALAALAVTGAITLSISGATTPAQAEPDITTVQARVDRLFHESEQAAERYNDAELELTELNDDLASLEADQSRQGDALAGVRSDVRDSLIQQYQSGSLGPTGELLSADSQGFLDELSTRSTVEGLQDSLLADYGAELEAYDIRKDQTAQRRDDIRQLKATLAEEKKTADAKLAEAQDLLSQLEAEERAALLSRNAGRPIDATSIPASGRAAAAIEYALAQVGDAYVWGATGPNAFDCSGLTMMAYAQADVSLPHSSRAQYGSGARVAKSDLQPGDLVFYYSPISHVGIYLGNGLIVHAANPGAGVKVSDLDEMPYTGAVRPG
- a CDS encoding response regulator transcription factor — translated: MNHPAGDSTTVLLIDDHELIRDGLGAVIDLEPDLSVVATAGSVAEGVQRYHEVRPDVVITDLQMQDGTGLDVVRTLRRESDEVGLIVLTMHSGDEQIFAAMQAGASGFVGKDAPSTEVIKAARHAAVSPKAFVCAGLVGAMMRRQSAESTALTEREHDVLLLLAEGLNAAAIGQRLYLSESTTKSHIARIYQKLGAANRAQALVTAMRIGLLSTVQPSAR